The following coding sequences lie in one Arabidopsis thaliana chromosome 3, partial sequence genomic window:
- the MTM1 gene encoding Myotubularin-like phosphatases II superfamily (Myotubularin-like phosphatases II superfamily; FUNCTIONS IN: phosphatidylinositol-3-phosphatase activity, phosphatidylinositol-3,5-bisphosphate 3-phosphatase activity; INVOLVED IN: dephosphorylation; LOCATED IN: cellular_component unknown; EXPRESSED IN: 24 plant structures; EXPRESSED DURING: 12 growth stages; CONTAINS InterPro DOMAIN/s: Protein-tyrosine phosphatase, active site (InterPro:IPR016130), Myotubularin phosphatase (InterPro:IPR017906), GRAM (InterPro:IPR004182), Myotubularin-related (InterPro:IPR010569); BEST Arabidopsis thaliana protein match is: Myotubularin-like phosphatases II superfamily (TAIR:AT5G04540.1); Has 1697 Blast hits to 1550 proteins in 179 species: Archae - 0; Bacteria - 0; Metazoa - 1273; Fungi - 128; Plants - 40; Viruses - 0; Other Eukaryotes - 256 (source: NCBI BLink).): protein MTPPRPPSGRVRSLRDYSSESEKMDGTGSWDTLEWTKLDSTSGSGSFSNLSCLLESERVIVEGYGVVLINTDEAGTLLVTNFRILFLSEGTRKVIPLGTIPLATIEKFNKMVLKVQSSPRQSDKIPPRRLLQVTGKDMRIIVYGFRPRTKQRRNVFDALLKCTKPERVWDLYTFACGPSKFGNANPKERLLNEYFRLLGKSSIRASMDMIEDGAFTLSNELWRISDLNSNYNLCQTYPFAFMIPKSISDAELLQACSFRARCRLPVITWCQPGSGAVIARSSQPLVGLMMNMRSNLDEKLVAAFCSQLPGAKGERRKLYIADARPRKNALANGAMGGGSESSSNYFQSEIVFFGIDNIHAMRESFSRVRDYLDMHGTTSSDGRSSFLRHGGWTWGGGNLSSMSASVSLLGDSGWLIHIQSVLAGAAWIAARVAMESASVLVHCSDGWDRTTQLVSLACLLLDPYYRTFAGFQALVEKDWLAFGHPFSDRVGMPNISGSGNFDFPRQSSSAGSFPSSPVRQSSGSAASQSSSSSHGHNNYSPIFMQWIDSVSQLMRMYPCAFEFSPTFLVDFMDCLLSCRFGNFLCNSEKEREQCGIADACGCLWAYLTDLRSFSATSHVHCNPFYDPLKYDGPLLPPAASLAPTLWPQFHLRWACPEEAKAADIGVQCRAMTVKYSEMQKEKEAAERRVDEISFAMESLSAELLRERHLSWVARESANRATKEYAALTRAVQSLGCKINFTTSDVEDDPRSSLENNPRRRNRHGNNSDVSVSISLMPEENTSGNPKGRVCEALCPLRTREGVCRWPEVGCAHVGSQFVGLKANFDAFDRLAIYDSYFQPK, encoded by the exons ATGACGCCGCCGAGACCACCGTCTGGGCGAGTAAGGTCGCTGCGTGATTATTCTTCGGAATCAGAAAAGATGGATGGTACCGGTAGTTGGGACACGCTTGAATGGACCAAACTCGAT TCAACTTCAGGGTCAGGTTCTTTCTCGAATTTGAGTTGCTTGCTGGAATCGGAGAGGGTCATCGTCGAG GGTTATGGAGTTGTGCTTATTAACACCGATGAGGCAGGAACCCTTTTGGTGACTAATTTCcgtattctttttttg AGTGAAGGAACCAGAAAAGTCATTCCACTTGGTACAATTCCATTGGCAACTATTGAGAAGTTTAACAAAATG GTTCTGAAAGTTCAATCAAGTCCCCGTCAGTCTGACAAGATTCCACCAAGACGTCTTTTACAGGTCACTG GCAAAGACATGAGGATAATTGTTTATGGCTTTCGTCCTCGCACCAAGCAG AGACGTAATGTGTTTGATGCATTACTGAAGTGTACCAAGCCAGAGAGAGTTTGGGATCTATATACTTTTGCATGCGGGCCTTCCAAATTTGGTAACGCAAACCCAAAGGAAAGATTGCTTAATGAATATTTCCGTCTTCTCGGAAAAAGTTCAATACGAGCATCAATGGATATGATTGAAGATGGTGCGTTCACATTGTCCAATGAGCTGTGGCGAATAAGCGACTTGAACTCCAATTACAACTTGTGTCAGACTTATCCATTTGCTTTTATGATTCCAAAATCCATAAG TGATGCAGAGCTGCTCCAGGCGTGTTCTTTCCGGGCAAGATGTCGCTTACCTGTGATCACATGGTGTCAGCCAG GAAGTGGAGCTGTGATTGCACGCTCATCACAACCTTTAGTGGGTCTTATGATGAATATGAGGAG TAATCTTGATGAAAAACTAGTTGCTGCATTCTGCTCTCAGTTACCTGGTGCTAAGGGAGAACGAAG GAAGCTTTATATTGCTGATGCAAGACCTAGGAAAAATGCATTAGCCAATGGAGCAATGGGAGGTGGCTCAGAATCATCTTCCAATTATTTTCAATCTGAA attgttttctttggcATAGACAACATACATGCAATGAGGGAGAGCTTTTCCCGCGTTAGAGATTATTTAGATATGCACGGTACAACATCATCCGATGGGAGATCATCGTTCTTG AGACACGGTGGTTGGACCTGGGGAGGAGGTAATCTTAGTAGTATGTCTGCTTCAGTATCTTTACTTGGAGATAGTGGCTGGTTGATACACATCCAGAGCGTCTTAGCTGGTGCAGCATGGATTGCTGCACGTGTTGCTATGGAGTCGGCATCAGTTCTTGTGCACTGCAG TGATGGATGGGACAGAACAACTCAGCTTGTTTCTCTTGCGTGCTTATTGCTTGATCCATACTACAGAACTTTTGCTGGGTTTCAG GCTCTTGTCGAAAAGGATTGGCTTGCTTTTGGTCACCCATTTTCGGATCGTGTAGGAATGCCTAACATATCAGGATCTGGTAATTTTGACTTTCCTAGGCAGTCTTCGTCTGCTGGAAGTTTCCCTTCATCTCCTGTGCGTCAGTCTTCAGGATCAGCAGCCTCACAatcttcaagctcttcccATGGGCATAACAATTATTCACCTATATTTATGCAG TGGATTGATAGCGTTTCACAGCTAATGCGGATGTATCCTTGTGCTTTTGAGTTTTCTCCG ACTTTCCTGGTAGATTTTATGGATTGCTTGCTTTCATGTCGTTTTGGGAACTTCTTATGCAACAG TGAAAAAGAGAGGGAACAATGTGGGATTGCTGATGCCTGTGGATGCCTATGGGCGTACTTGACTGATCTGCGTTCATTTAGTGCAACTTCTCATGTCCATTGTAACCCATTCTATGATCCTTTGAAGTATGACGGCCCATTACTACCTCCTGCAGCATCTCTAGCTCCTACCCTTTGGCCCCAGTTCCATCTCCGGTGGGCTTGTCCTGAGGAAGCTAAAGCTGCAGATATTGGAGTCCAATGTAGAGCCATGACAGTGAAATATTCCGAAATGCAAAAG GAGAAAGAAGCAGCAGAAAGAAGAGTGGACGAGATATCTTTCGCAATGGAGTCATTAAGTGCAGAGTTGCTAAGAGAAAGGCATTTGAGTTGGGTAGCTAGAGAATCAGCAAATCGAGCTACCAAGGAATATGCAGCTTTAACCCGAGCAGTACAATCACTCGGGTGCAAGATTAACTTCACCACATCTGATGTCGAAGATGACCCAAGGAGCTCTCTGGAGAATAACCCTAGGAGACGAAACAGACACGGGAACAACTCAGATGTTTCTGTATCAATCTCACTAATGCCTGAAGAAAATACATCTGGAAACCCGAAAGGGCGAGTTTGTGAAGCGTTGTGTCCATTGCGTACAAGAGAAGGAGTATGTCGATGGCCTGAAGTAGGATGTGCTCATGTCGGAAGTCAGTTTGTCGGGTTAAAAGCAAATTTTGATGCGTTTGATCGGCTTGCCATCTACGATAGCTATTTCCAACCTAAATGA
- the UNE9 gene encoding Cytochrome P450 superfamily protein (UNFERTILIZED EMBRYO SAC 9 (UNE9); FUNCTIONS IN: electron carrier activity, monooxygenase activity, iron ion binding, oxygen binding, heme binding; INVOLVED IN: double fertilization forming a zygote and endosperm, pollen tube development; LOCATED IN: endomembrane system; EXPRESSED IN: central cell, embryo, sperm cell, pedicel; EXPRESSED DURING: 4 anthesis, C globular stage; CONTAINS InterPro DOMAIN/s: Cytochrome P450 (InterPro:IPR001128), Cytochrome P450, conserved site (InterPro:IPR017972), Cytochrome P450, E-class, group I (InterPro:IPR002401); BEST Arabidopsis thaliana protein match is: cytochrome P450, family 77, subfamily A, polypeptide 9 (TAIR:AT5G04630.1); Has 33598 Blast hits to 33350 proteins in 1733 species: Archae - 49; Bacteria - 4240; Metazoa - 11965; Fungi - 6662; Plants - 9437; Viruses - 6; Other Eukaryotes - 1239 (source: NCBI BLink).) has protein sequence MSFLSFSPISLDLLSSNVFLTILAIIISGLLKTITYRKHNSNHLNLPPGPPGWPVIGNLFQFTRSGKQFFEYVEDLVKIYGPILTLRLGTRTMIIISDASLAHEALIERGAQFATRPVETPTRKIFSSSEITVHSAMYGPVWRSLRRNMVQNMLSSNRLKEFGSVRKSAMDKLIERIKSEARDNDGLVWVLQNSRYAAFCVLLDICFGVEMEEESIEKMDQLMTAILNAVDPKLHDYLPILTPFNYNERNRALKLRRELVDFVVGFIEKRRKAIRTATVSSFSYLDTLFDLRIIEGSETTPSDEDLVTLCSEFLNAGTDTTGAAIEWGIAELIANPEIQSRLYDEIKSTVGDRAVDERDVDKMVLLQAVVKEILRRHPPTYFTLSHGVTEPTTLSGYNIPVGVNIEFYLPGISEDPKIWSEPKKFDPDRFLSGREDADITGVAGVKMMPFGVGRRICPGMGMATVHVHLMIARMVQEFEWLAYPPQSEMDFAGKLVFAVVMKKPLRAMVRPRVQ, from the coding sequence atgtcatTCTTATCATTTTCTCCTATTTCTCTGGACTTATTATCTAGTAATGTCTTCTTAACCATTCTAGCGATTATCATATCCGGTTTACTTAAAACCATTACGTACCGGAAACACAATTCGAACCATTTAAATCTCCCGCCCGGCCCACCAGGATGGCCGGTGATCGGAAACTTATTTCAGTTCACGCGCTCCGGGAAACAGTTTTTCGAGTACGTCGAGGATCTCGTAAAGATCTACGGTCCGATTCTTACTCTCAGGCTTGGTACTCGAACAATGATCATCATCTCCGACGCCAGTCTCGCCCACGAAGCGTTAATCGAACGTGGAGCACAATTCGCGACCCGACCCGTTGAAACTCCGACCCGGAAAATCTTCAGCTCCAGTGAAATCACAGTTCATTCCGCTATGTATGGACCTGTGTGGAGGTCATTGAGACGGAACATGGTTCAGAACATGCTTAGCTCGAATCGGCTCAAGGAGTTTGGTTCTGTTAGAAAATCCGCCATGGATAAACTCATCGAGAGAATCAAATCTGAAGCTAGAGACAACGATGGACTCGTCTGGGTTCTGCAAAACAGCAGATACGCTgcgttttgtgttttattagATATCTGTTTTGGAGTTGAGATGGAAGAGGAATCAATTGAGAAGATGGATCAGTTGATGACGGCGATATTAAACGCCGTTGATCCAAAACTCCACGATTACCTTCCGATCTTAACGCCGTTTAACTACAATGAGAGAAATCGTGCTCTTAAGCTTCGTCGGGAACTTGTAGATTTCGTCGTCGGATTCATCGAGAAACGACGGAAGGCGATTCGGACCGCAACGGTATCGTCTTTCTCGTATCTTGATACACTCTTTGATCTTAGAATCATCGAAGGAAGTGAAACGACGCCGTCTGATGAAGATCTTGTAACGCTCTGTTCGGAGTTTCTCAATGCCGGTACGGACACGACTGGGGCGGCGATCGAGTGGGGAATCGCAGAGTTGATAGCGAATCCCGAGATTCAATCTCGACTGTACGATGAGATTAAATCAACGGTTGGAGATCGTGCGGTCGATGAAAGAGACGTGGACAAAATGGTCTTGTTACAAGCTGTAGTCAAAGAGATTCTCCGGCGACATCCACCGACTTACTTTACATTAAGTCACGGTGTAACGGAACCAACGACTCTCTCTGGCTATAACATCCCTGTCGGGGTCAACATTGAGTTTTATCTTCCCGGAATTAGTGAAGACCCGAAGATCTGGTCAGAGCCAAAAAAGTTCGACCCTGACCGGTTCTTATCAGGGCGGGAAGACGCCGATATAACAGGAGTTGCTGGAGTGAAGATGATGCCTTTTGGTGTTGGCCGTAGGATCTGTCCGGGGATGGGAATGGCGACGGTACATGTGCATTTGATGATAGCGAGGATGGTTCAAGAGTTCGAGTGGTTAGCCTATCCACCGCAGAGCGAGATGGATTTTGCCGGGAAGTTGGTGTTTGCGGTTGTGATGAAGAAGCCGTTGAGGGCCATGGTGAGACCTAGGGTACAATGA